Proteins co-encoded in one Streptomyces sp. NBC_01571 genomic window:
- a CDS encoding helix-turn-helix transcriptional regulator: MATTHHFGTALRGWRERLSPLDGGLEAEAHRRIPGLRREELARLAGLSVDYVVRLEQGRARHPSAQVVTALARALRLDPSERDHLFRCARLAPPADGNVSTHVPPRVYRLVRQLTDAPVAVFAADWTIIGWNGMWSVTVGDPRTYDWDEGSLVAGMFRAHGGRKPRAVAAWPVRSWSGDAAEEEALVADLRVTAAAHPADARLASFVERMLGSSPRFSHLWFNGTARALVGDRKTVEHPVVGDIALELDVLMVAGSDLRIVTYAARAATDARKLDTLRTSCRPRRDGAPRPGSELSRPG, translated from the coding sequence ATGGCAACGACGCATCACTTCGGTACCGCACTGCGGGGTTGGCGCGAACGCCTCTCACCGCTGGACGGCGGTCTGGAGGCCGAGGCGCACCGGCGCATACCAGGACTGCGCCGTGAGGAACTCGCCCGACTGGCGGGCCTGTCGGTGGACTACGTGGTCCGGCTGGAGCAGGGCCGCGCCCGCCACCCCTCGGCCCAGGTCGTGACCGCCCTGGCGAGAGCCCTGCGACTGGACCCGTCCGAGCGCGACCACCTGTTCCGGTGCGCCCGTCTCGCACCGCCTGCGGACGGGAACGTGTCCACGCACGTGCCGCCGCGGGTGTACCGGCTCGTCCGTCAGCTGACGGACGCGCCCGTCGCGGTCTTCGCCGCGGACTGGACGATCATCGGCTGGAACGGGATGTGGTCCGTCACGGTCGGCGACCCCCGTACGTACGACTGGGACGAGGGCAGTCTCGTCGCCGGGATGTTCCGTGCGCACGGCGGCCGGAAGCCGCGCGCCGTCGCGGCGTGGCCTGTGCGGTCGTGGAGCGGCGACGCGGCCGAGGAGGAGGCCCTTGTCGCCGACCTGCGGGTGACGGCGGCCGCCCATCCCGCAGACGCGCGCCTGGCCTCGTTCGTCGAACGCATGCTGGGAAGCAGTCCGCGTTTCTCACATCTGTGGTTCAACGGCACCGCCCGCGCCCTCGTCGGTGACCGCAAGACCGTCGAGCATCCTGTGGTGGGTGACATCGCCCTCGAGCTGGACGTCCTGATGGTCGCCGGTTCCGATCTCCGGATCGTCACGTACGCGGCCAGGGCCGCGACCGACGCGCGGAAACTCGACACCCTGCGTACGTCCTGCCGGCCGCGCCGCGACGGTGCACCCCGTCCCGGCTCCGAACTCTCCCGCCCGGGTTAG